From a region of the Pyxidicoccus xibeiensis genome:
- a CDS encoding condensation domain-containing protein — MSSTKLLLESSTLVELSRRRAEAHADQRAYTFLVDGEGEEAHLTYAELDRRARAIGGFLQARGARGERVLLLYPPGLDYVAAFVGCLYAGAVAVPAYPPDPMRVARTLPRLEAVIQDARARFALTTGFIQSVAESLGEQSAALAGLTWVATDALDDAEADGWKDPGARRESLAFLQYTSGSTGTPRGVMLSHGNLLHNSLAIHRCFEHTEDSRGVIWLPPYHDMGLIGGVLQPLCGGFPVVLMSPLDFLKRPARWLEAISRYRATTSGGPNFAFDLCVRKTTPEQRAALDLSSWDVAFNGAEPVRAETLERFAQAFAGSGFRKQAFYPCYGLAEATLIASGGRKLTPPVERTFVGEALQQGRAEAAEPGADGARVLVGCGQRVLDQELLVVDPESRVPSAAGRLGEIWVRGESVAASYWERAEESEATFRAHRADTGEGPYLRTGDLGFLAGGELFVAGRIKDLIILRGRNHYPQDLELTAEGSHPAMRPGCSAAFAVEAGGEERLVVVMEVDRKHLAEPSEAIDAIRRAIAGAHEVAVGTVVLIPAGGLPKTSSGKVQRRACRAMYQAGELEVLAEDRGSAAALAASDAPMGVVDEAPALTRDTLRAASEAERARLLGAWLRSRLARALSMPAAALESTRPLTALGLDSIHAVELKGALEEELGVSVPVSLLLEGVHLDALTARALAELRHPTAVLPPLEAGARGESPPLSYAQERLLFLEQLAAGTAAYNIPAAVELEGALDVAVLGRALEAIVHRHEVLRTRFPRVSGRPTQVILRPEAVPGPLSGPDAVVDLGALPEPERMAEVERLTATEARRPFDLEHGLPVRARLLRLSERQHRLLLTLHHVVSDGWTMGVLVRELGALYAAFVQGRPSPLPALPVQYADHAAWLRRWLEGGELEAELTWWKERLAGAPALLELPTDRLRPDRQRFEGARHPLALSPALTAGLRQLGQAEGATPFMSLLAGFLVVLHARTGRTDVVVGTDVANREHARSQGLVGLFVNQLVLRVGLDGNPTFRAVLGRVREVALGGYARPHVPFDKLVEALRPPRDARYNPLFQVMFVLENAPLPALKLPGLELRQVEVDDGGSPFDVSVLLSESGGRFHGVLRYATALFDAPTIARLAADYEAVLATAVARPDITLEELRQVLAEHERQRQQARAQELQSARKELFRNVRRRGGSDS, encoded by the coding sequence GAGGAGGCCCACCTCACGTACGCGGAGCTGGACCGGCGGGCCCGGGCCATCGGCGGCTTCCTGCAGGCGCGAGGGGCCCGGGGTGAGCGGGTGCTGCTGCTCTACCCTCCCGGGCTGGACTACGTGGCCGCCTTCGTCGGCTGCCTGTACGCGGGGGCGGTGGCCGTGCCGGCCTACCCGCCGGACCCGATGCGGGTGGCGCGGACGCTGCCCCGGCTCGAGGCCGTCATCCAGGACGCGCGGGCGCGCTTCGCGCTCACCACGGGCTTCATCCAGTCCGTCGCGGAGTCGCTGGGCGAGCAGTCCGCCGCGCTCGCGGGGCTGACGTGGGTGGCCACCGATGCCCTGGACGACGCCGAGGCGGACGGCTGGAAGGACCCGGGCGCCCGGCGCGAGTCGCTGGCGTTCCTCCAGTACACCTCCGGCTCCACGGGCACGCCTCGCGGCGTCATGCTCAGCCATGGCAACCTGCTGCACAACTCGCTGGCCATCCACCGGTGCTTCGAGCACACGGAGGACAGCCGGGGCGTCATCTGGCTGCCGCCGTACCACGACATGGGCCTCATCGGCGGCGTGCTCCAGCCGCTGTGCGGTGGCTTCCCCGTGGTGCTGATGTCGCCGCTGGACTTCCTCAAGCGCCCGGCCCGGTGGCTGGAGGCCATCTCCCGCTACAGGGCCACGACGAGCGGCGGTCCCAACTTCGCCTTCGACCTGTGCGTGCGCAAGACGACGCCGGAGCAGCGCGCGGCGTTGGACTTGAGCTCCTGGGACGTGGCCTTCAACGGCGCCGAGCCCGTGCGCGCGGAGACGCTGGAGCGCTTCGCCCAGGCCTTCGCCGGATCGGGCTTCCGCAAGCAGGCCTTCTACCCGTGCTACGGCCTGGCCGAGGCCACGCTGATTGCCTCCGGCGGCCGCAAGCTGACGCCACCGGTGGAGCGGACCTTCGTGGGTGAGGCCCTCCAGCAGGGCCGCGCCGAGGCCGCGGAGCCCGGGGCGGATGGCGCGCGCGTGCTGGTGGGCTGTGGCCAGCGCGTGCTCGACCAGGAGCTGCTCGTCGTGGACCCCGAGTCGCGCGTTCCCTCGGCCGCGGGCCGGCTGGGGGAGATCTGGGTGCGCGGCGAGAGCGTCGCGGCGAGCTACTGGGAGCGGGCCGAGGAGAGCGAGGCCACCTTCCGCGCGCACCGCGCCGACACGGGGGAAGGCCCCTACCTGCGCACGGGAGACCTGGGTTTCCTGGCGGGCGGCGAGCTGTTCGTCGCGGGCCGCATCAAGGACCTCATCATCCTGCGTGGGCGCAACCACTACCCCCAGGACCTGGAGCTGACGGCGGAGGGCAGCCACCCGGCGATGCGTCCCGGGTGCTCGGCGGCGTTCGCCGTGGAGGCCGGCGGCGAGGAGCGGCTGGTCGTGGTGATGGAGGTGGACCGCAAGCACCTGGCGGAGCCCTCCGAGGCCATCGACGCCATCCGCCGCGCGATTGCCGGCGCCCACGAGGTGGCGGTCGGCACCGTGGTGCTCATCCCCGCCGGAGGACTGCCCAAGACGTCCAGCGGCAAGGTGCAGCGGCGCGCGTGCCGCGCCATGTACCAGGCCGGTGAGCTGGAAGTGCTTGCGGAGGACCGGGGCTCGGCGGCGGCGCTGGCCGCTTCGGACGCGCCCATGGGCGTCGTCGACGAGGCGCCCGCGCTCACCCGGGACACGCTGCGGGCGGCCTCCGAGGCGGAGCGTGCGCGGCTGCTGGGCGCGTGGCTCCGGAGCCGGCTGGCGCGGGCGCTGTCCATGCCCGCCGCCGCGCTCGAGTCGACACGGCCACTCACCGCGCTGGGCCTGGACTCCATCCATGCCGTGGAGCTGAAGGGCGCGCTGGAGGAGGAGCTGGGCGTGTCGGTGCCGGTGTCGCTGCTGCTGGAGGGCGTGCACCTGGACGCCCTCACCGCGCGGGCGCTCGCGGAGCTGCGCCACCCCACCGCCGTGCTGCCTCCGCTGGAGGCGGGCGCTCGCGGGGAGTCGCCGCCGCTGTCGTACGCGCAGGAGCGGCTGCTGTTCCTGGAGCAGCTCGCGGCGGGCACCGCGGCCTACAACATCCCCGCCGCCGTGGAGCTGGAGGGCGCGCTGGACGTGGCCGTGCTGGGCCGCGCGCTGGAGGCCATCGTCCACCGCCACGAGGTGCTGCGCACGCGCTTCCCCCGCGTGTCCGGCCGGCCCACGCAGGTCATCCTGAGGCCGGAGGCCGTCCCCGGGCCGCTGTCCGGCCCTGATGCCGTGGTGGACCTGGGCGCACTGCCCGAGCCGGAGCGAATGGCCGAGGTCGAGCGCCTCACCGCCACCGAGGCCCGGCGGCCCTTCGACCTGGAGCACGGCCTTCCGGTGCGCGCGCGGCTGCTGAGGCTGTCGGAGCGCCAGCACCGGCTGCTGCTGACGCTGCACCACGTGGTGTCGGACGGGTGGACCATGGGCGTGCTGGTGCGCGAGCTGGGCGCGCTCTATGCGGCCTTCGTCCAGGGCCGGCCGTCCCCGCTGCCCGCGCTGCCCGTGCAGTACGCCGACCATGCCGCGTGGCTGCGGCGGTGGCTGGAGGGCGGCGAGCTGGAGGCCGAGCTGACGTGGTGGAAGGAGCGGCTGGCCGGCGCACCCGCGCTGCTGGAGCTGCCCACGGACAGGCTCCGTCCGGACCGCCAGCGCTTCGAGGGCGCGCGTCACCCGCTGGCGCTCTCCCCTGCCCTCACCGCGGGCCTGCGCCAGCTGGGTCAGGCGGAGGGCGCCACGCCGTTCATGTCGCTGCTGGCGGGCTTCCTCGTCGTCCTGCACGCACGCACCGGCCGCACCGACGTCGTGGTGGGCACGGATGTGGCCAATCGCGAGCACGCGCGGTCCCAGGGGCTGGTGGGACTCTTCGTCAATCAGCTGGTGCTGCGCGTGGGCCTGGACGGCAACCCCACGTTCCGCGCGGTGCTCGGGCGCGTGCGCGAGGTGGCGCTCGGCGGCTATGCGCGCCCTCACGTCCCCTTCGACAAGCTGGTGGAGGCGCTGCGCCCTCCTCGCGACGCCCGCTACAACCCCCTCTTCCAGGTGATGTTCGTGCTGGAGAACGCGCCCCTGCCCGCGCTGAAGCTGCCCGGGCTGGAGCTGCGGCAGGTGGAGGTGGATGACGGGGGCTCGCCGTTCGACGTGTCCGTGCTGCTGTCGGAGTCCGGCGGGCGCTTCCACGGGGTGCTGCGCTACGCCACCGCCCTGTTCGACGCGCCCACCATTGCCCGGCTGGCCGCGGACTACGAGGCGGTGCTGGCCACGGCGGTGGCCCGGCCGGACATCACGCTGGAGGAGCTGCGGCAGGTGCTCGCCGAGCACGAGCGCCAGCGGCAGCAGGCCCGGGCCCAGGAGCTTCAGTCGGCGCGCAAGGAGCTGTTCCGCAACGTGCGGCGCCGCGGTGGGAGTGATTCATGA
- a CDS encoding TauD/TfdA family dioxygenase: MTTSGPTKRALPQVKRREVDSSGQDWVRFEEQRPGPHLPVIARPTLPDVDLPAWARAQRPRVEEHLHRHGAVLFRGFDVATPEAMDRAIQAMADAALPYEERSSPRSQVSGNIYTSTDHPAAERIFPHNEQSYNQTFPLRLFFACVTPAQQGGETPLADSRRVYQRLPAELRARFLEQGYMYVRNFGHRLGLSWQTAFQTEDRAEVEAYCRRNAIDFEWRDGNRLRTRQVRRAAGLHPVTGEPVWFNHATFFHVSTLPSQVGAVLLAELGEDELPNNTYYGDGSPIEPATLDTLRAAYEAEQVSFPWERGDLLVVDNMLSTHARSSFSGPRKVLAGMARPHAWSDVAAPIR, encoded by the coding sequence ATGACGACGAGTGGCCCGACGAAGCGCGCCTTGCCCCAGGTGAAGCGCCGCGAGGTGGACAGCTCCGGCCAGGACTGGGTGCGCTTCGAGGAGCAGCGGCCCGGCCCACACCTGCCCGTGATTGCCCGGCCCACGCTGCCGGACGTGGACCTGCCCGCGTGGGCCCGTGCGCAACGCCCCCGCGTGGAGGAGCACCTGCACCGTCACGGGGCCGTGCTCTTCCGCGGCTTCGACGTGGCGACGCCGGAGGCCATGGACCGCGCCATCCAGGCGATGGCGGACGCGGCGCTGCCGTACGAGGAGCGCTCGTCGCCGCGCTCGCAGGTCAGCGGCAACATCTACACGTCCACGGACCACCCGGCGGCGGAGCGCATCTTCCCGCACAACGAGCAGTCCTATAACCAGACCTTCCCGCTGCGACTCTTCTTCGCCTGCGTGACGCCCGCGCAGCAGGGCGGCGAGACGCCGCTGGCGGACTCGCGCCGCGTCTACCAGCGCCTGCCCGCGGAGCTGCGCGCCCGCTTCCTGGAGCAGGGCTATATGTACGTGCGCAACTTCGGCCACCGGCTGGGGCTGAGCTGGCAGACGGCCTTCCAAACCGAGGACCGCGCCGAGGTGGAGGCGTACTGCCGCCGCAACGCCATCGACTTCGAGTGGCGCGACGGCAACCGCCTGCGCACGCGCCAGGTGCGCCGCGCCGCGGGGCTCCATCCCGTCACCGGCGAGCCCGTCTGGTTCAACCACGCCACGTTCTTCCACGTCTCCACCCTGCCCTCCCAGGTGGGCGCGGTGCTGCTGGCGGAGCTGGGCGAGGACGAGCTGCCCAACAACACGTACTACGGCGACGGCTCGCCCATCGAGCCCGCCACGCTGGACACGCTGCGCGCCGCCTACGAGGCGGAGCAGGTCAGCTTCCCGTGGGAGCGCGGGGACCTGCTCGTCGTGGACAACATGCTCTCCACCCACGCGCGCTCGTCCTTCTCCGGGCCTCGCAAGGTGCTCGCCGGCATGGCGCGGCCCCATGCCTGGAGTGACGTCGCCGCGCCCATCCGCTGA
- a CDS encoding non-ribosomal peptide synthetase yields MSQSNGFRLSPQQARLWSLLGASLSASSRARAVLDFVGPLDAARLERGLRTLVARHEVLRTSYRRLPGTGTAVQVIGDVPQKVLEVLDWRTGTVRNAEEWLEAMLSAEGSVEAPPAPFTLLSVEAERHALVVDLPALSMDELSLSLFSRHLDSAMQDAPGDAEPPPQYADLAEVFQTLLEAEESAEGRRFWKGRDLSCATGVSPPARNDAQPLPGAPVASAFTGTFKQETVRDLEQLASRIGVGVPDVFLAAWLLLVSRLSGRDEVCVAVHTDGRNFDGLTDAYGLFERWLPLRATPRPRMSFESFVREVARDRAEVEQWQDTFDPGADLPAAAPGEAAVPMSFSFESRPAPWTSRVGAALVSSMECRMRTDHAPLALSLGWDGLSAPTMTLRYDPSRYTEQEMSWLMERLMAPLHEAAHALPERALEALPWTMGPEASTLLGFYFESRRDYDTDGTLPERFEARIRETPDAVAVAFEDERLTFAELGERANRLAWHLGTRGVGPEVRVAVCLERSVEQFVVLLGILKAGGTFVPLDPTYPRERLAYVIQQSGAPLVITRSNLRGTVVPEGTHGFLCLDQDLEKLAAAPAHAPEVPLAPENAAYVIFTSGSTGRPKGVVIQHRSALNLAATLRDTVYEGRGPGLKVSVNAPLVFDASVKQWLQLLNGHSLHIVPEEVRPDAERMRSWVGRHGVDVLDCTPSLLVPMLARGLGQEPDFSPALVLVGGEAIDARTWDSLAARPATRFVNMYGPTECTVNASACPIADTRRPSIGKPLGNVRVYVMSPALMPVPIDVPGELYIGGAGVARGYEGRPDLTAERFLPDPYSPVPGARMYRTGDVGRYREDGRIEFHGRADFQVKVRGYRIELGEIESLMRSHPEVGEAVALVRGERLVAYFVPKRGPATSAAAELELVAQVRGFLREMVPEYMLPTALVPLPRLPLTRNGKVDRGALPDPATAPRETTPYEAPTSELEQRIAAIWQEALKVERVGLHGNFFDLGGHSLLMVQVHEKLSAAFGRRFSMVELFQHPTVASLAKYIAQQAAPDAGQDTKQQARDERARKQLQAMQQQALKTKAGRGKR; encoded by the coding sequence GTGTCCCAATCCAATGGCTTCCGGCTGTCCCCCCAGCAGGCGCGGCTCTGGTCGCTCCTGGGGGCCTCTCTCTCCGCGTCCTCGCGCGCCCGCGCGGTGCTGGACTTCGTGGGCCCGCTCGACGCCGCACGCCTGGAGCGCGGCCTGCGCACGCTCGTCGCGCGGCACGAGGTCCTCCGCACCTCGTACCGACGCCTGCCGGGTACGGGCACCGCGGTGCAGGTCATCGGCGACGTGCCTCAGAAGGTCCTGGAGGTGCTCGACTGGCGCACGGGCACCGTGAGGAACGCCGAGGAGTGGCTGGAGGCGATGCTGTCCGCGGAGGGCTCGGTGGAGGCGCCCCCCGCGCCCTTCACGCTGCTGTCGGTGGAGGCGGAGCGGCACGCGCTGGTGGTGGACCTGCCCGCCCTGTCGATGGACGAGCTCAGCCTGTCCCTCTTCTCGCGCCATCTGGACTCCGCCATGCAGGACGCGCCGGGAGACGCGGAGCCGCCGCCCCAGTACGCGGACCTGGCGGAGGTGTTCCAGACGCTCCTCGAGGCCGAGGAGTCCGCCGAGGGACGGCGGTTCTGGAAGGGGCGTGACCTGTCGTGCGCCACCGGCGTGTCGCCGCCGGCCCGCAACGACGCCCAGCCCCTGCCCGGCGCCCCGGTGGCCTCGGCATTCACCGGCACCTTCAAGCAGGAGACCGTACGAGACCTGGAGCAGCTGGCCTCGCGCATCGGCGTGGGCGTGCCCGACGTCTTCCTGGCCGCGTGGCTGCTGCTGGTGAGCCGGCTGAGCGGGCGCGACGAAGTCTGCGTAGCGGTGCACACCGACGGGCGCAACTTCGACGGGCTGACGGACGCCTACGGCCTCTTCGAGCGCTGGCTGCCCCTGCGCGCGACGCCCCGGCCCCGCATGTCCTTCGAGAGCTTCGTGCGCGAGGTGGCCCGGGACCGCGCCGAGGTGGAGCAGTGGCAGGACACCTTCGACCCCGGGGCCGACCTGCCGGCCGCCGCACCGGGCGAGGCCGCGGTCCCCATGTCCTTCTCCTTCGAGAGCCGGCCGGCGCCCTGGACGTCACGGGTGGGTGCGGCGCTCGTGTCCTCCATGGAGTGCCGGATGCGGACCGACCACGCCCCGCTGGCGCTGAGCCTCGGCTGGGACGGGCTCTCCGCTCCGACGATGACGCTGCGGTACGACCCGAGCAGGTACACCGAGCAGGAGATGAGCTGGCTGATGGAGCGGCTGATGGCGCCCCTGCATGAGGCCGCCCATGCCTTGCCGGAGCGCGCGCTGGAGGCGCTGCCCTGGACGATGGGCCCCGAGGCCAGCACCCTCCTGGGCTTCTACTTCGAGAGCCGGCGCGACTACGACACGGACGGCACCCTCCCCGAGCGCTTCGAGGCGCGGATCCGCGAGACGCCTGACGCCGTGGCCGTCGCCTTCGAGGACGAGCGGCTGACCTTCGCCGAGCTGGGCGAGCGCGCCAACCGCCTGGCGTGGCACCTGGGCACGCGGGGCGTGGGCCCCGAGGTGCGCGTGGCCGTGTGCCTGGAGCGCTCGGTGGAGCAGTTCGTGGTGCTGCTGGGCATCCTCAAGGCGGGAGGAACGTTCGTTCCGCTGGACCCGACGTACCCGCGCGAGCGACTGGCATACGTCATCCAGCAGTCCGGCGCGCCGCTGGTCATCACCCGCTCGAACCTGCGTGGCACGGTGGTTCCCGAGGGGACCCACGGCTTCCTCTGCCTGGACCAGGACCTGGAGAAGCTGGCCGCCGCGCCCGCTCACGCGCCCGAGGTGCCGCTGGCTCCGGAGAACGCCGCCTACGTCATCTTCACCTCCGGCTCCACGGGGCGGCCCAAGGGCGTGGTCATCCAGCACCGCTCCGCGCTCAACCTGGCGGCGACGCTGCGGGACACGGTGTACGAGGGCCGCGGGCCCGGGCTGAAGGTGAGCGTCAACGCGCCGCTCGTCTTCGACGCGTCGGTGAAGCAGTGGCTCCAGCTGCTCAACGGGCATTCGCTGCACATCGTCCCGGAGGAGGTGCGGCCGGACGCGGAGCGCATGCGCTCCTGGGTGGGGCGGCACGGCGTGGACGTGCTGGACTGCACGCCGTCGCTGCTGGTGCCCATGCTGGCGCGGGGCCTGGGGCAGGAGCCGGACTTCTCGCCCGCGCTGGTCCTGGTGGGTGGTGAGGCCATCGACGCGCGGACGTGGGATTCGCTGGCCGCGCGGCCGGCCACGCGCTTCGTCAACATGTACGGCCCCACCGAGTGCACGGTGAACGCCTCCGCCTGCCCCATCGCCGACACGCGCCGGCCGTCCATCGGCAAGCCGCTGGGCAACGTGCGCGTGTACGTGATGAGCCCGGCCCTGATGCCCGTGCCCATCGACGTGCCAGGGGAGCTGTACATCGGCGGCGCGGGCGTGGCCCGGGGCTACGAGGGCCGGCCGGACCTGACGGCCGAGCGCTTCCTGCCGGACCCCTACAGCCCCGTGCCCGGCGCGCGGATGTACCGCACCGGCGACGTGGGCCGCTACCGCGAGGACGGGCGCATCGAGTTCCATGGCCGCGCGGACTTCCAGGTGAAGGTGCGCGGCTACCGCATCGAGCTGGGCGAGATTGAATCGTTGATGCGCTCGCACCCCGAGGTGGGCGAGGCGGTGGCGCTGGTCCGCGGAGAGCGGCTGGTGGCGTACTTCGTTCCGAAGCGCGGGCCGGCCACCAGCGCGGCGGCGGAGCTGGAGCTGGTGGCGCAGGTGCGCGGCTTCCTGCGCGAGATGGTGCCCGAGTACATGCTGCCCACGGCGCTGGTGCCGCTGCCTCGCCTGCCGCTCACGCGCAATGGCAAGGTGGACCGCGGCGCGCTGCCGGACCCGGCCACGGCCCCCAGGGAGACGACGCCCTACGAGGCGCCCACGTCGGAGCTGGAGCAGCGCATCGCCGCCATCTGGCAGGAGGCCCTGAAGGTGGAGCGCGTGGGCCTCCACGGGAACTTCTTCGACCTGGGGGGCCACTCGCTCCTCATGGTGCAGGTGCACGAGAAGCTGTCCGCCGCGTTCGGCCGGCGCTTCTCCATGGTGGAGCTCTTCCAGCATCCGACGGTGGCGTCCCTGGCGAAGTACATCGCCCAGCAGGCCGCCCCGGATGCGGGACAGGACACGAAGCAGCAGGCACGCGACGAGCGGGCCCGAAAACAACTCCAGGCAATGCAGCAACAGGCCCTCAAGACGAAGGCCGGTAGGGGTAAGCGATGA